In Alkalihalobacillus sp. FSL W8-0930, a single window of DNA contains:
- a CDS encoding VOC family protein, which translates to MNATQIRIARPTDQLERIIEFYEKGLGLKQIGSFQKHSGYNGVMYGLPDATYHLEFTQHIEGSPCPAPTKDNLLVFYVPEYEEIKQVAERLNKLRYGEVEPENPYWKELGITIEDPDGWRIVLMNTKGLQ; encoded by the coding sequence ATGAATGCTACACAAATACGAATCGCACGACCAACGGATCAATTAGAGCGTATCATCGAATTTTATGAGAAGGGTTTAGGATTAAAACAAATTGGCTCCTTTCAAAAGCATAGTGGCTACAATGGGGTGATGTATGGGTTACCTGATGCTACGTATCACCTCGAATTCACACAACATATCGAGGGCAGCCCTTGCCCGGCACCAACAAAAGATAATCTACTCGTCTTTTATGTACCTGAGTATGAGGAGATCAAACAGGTAGCAGAACGATTGAACAAGCTAAGGTATGGAGAGGTGGAACCTGAGAATCCATATTGGAAGGAGCTAGGCATCACAATCGAAGACCCGGATGGCTGGCGAATTGTCCTCATGAATACAAAGGGATTGCAGTAA
- a CDS encoding response regulator transcription factor — protein MNLLIVDDHQMVRKGLVYFLEAIPAFQIVAEATNGQEAIDLYDQHKPDVVLMDIDMPVLNGIQATTKIKARWPAARILIVTSFADQDYVIPALQAGASGYQLKDVEPEELVETINAVYKGENKLHPHVMKHVLSHVTYDSTKQRLNSLTEREVDVLKEISTGKSNKDIAEALFISEKTVKTHISNLLSKLELADRTQAALFAIQAGIAKPIIL, from the coding sequence ATGAACCTATTAATCGTTGATGATCACCAGATGGTTCGTAAGGGGTTAGTTTATTTCTTAGAAGCTATCCCAGCGTTTCAAATTGTAGCAGAGGCTACAAACGGTCAAGAAGCGATCGATTTATATGATCAACACAAGCCTGATGTCGTTTTGATGGATATTGATATGCCCGTTCTAAATGGGATTCAAGCAACAACAAAGATCAAAGCAAGGTGGCCAGCTGCACGAATCCTTATTGTAACAAGCTTTGCTGATCAGGATTATGTGATCCCCGCTCTACAGGCTGGAGCATCGGGCTATCAGCTGAAGGATGTAGAGCCAGAAGAGCTTGTTGAAACAATCAATGCAGTGTATAAAGGTGAAAATAAACTGCATCCACACGTCATGAAGCATGTTCTGTCGCATGTAACCTATGACTCTACGAAACAACGATTAAACAGTTTAACAGAAAGAGAAGTGGATGTACTTAAGGAAATTAGTACAGGTAAGAGTAATAAAGACATTGCCGAAGCTCTTTTTATCTCAGAAAAAACGGTGAAAACACATATATCCAACCTGTTGTCCAAGCTGGAGCTTGCTGACAGAACCCAGGCAGCCTTATTCGCCATTCAGGCTGGGATTGCAAAGCCTATTATTTTATAG
- a CDS encoding ABC transporter ATP-binding protein, protein MEEQEILSVSNLQTDVQTHNGLSPLIKNISFQLEKGKILGIVGESGCGKTITSMSILQLHNKQTMQVQGSIRLKGQELNGLGEKKMRSIRGKEVAFIMQNPMNAFTPVFTIGQQFIETLRTHLSLSKKEAAELAIETMQSVNLKDPKELMKKYPFELSGGMLQRVMIAITASLKPALIVADEPTTALDLSSQLSVLRLLEDVRSTYGTSILLISHDLGVISEMADDVIVMQNGQIVESAPVLTLFDKPTHEYTKRLLRTRPSLYAEGQPYFYSNG, encoded by the coding sequence ATGGAAGAGCAAGAGATTCTTAGCGTTTCGAATTTGCAAACAGACGTTCAAACACATAATGGCCTTTCGCCTTTAATCAAAAACATCTCCTTTCAGCTTGAAAAAGGTAAAATACTAGGCATTGTTGGTGAAAGTGGTTGCGGCAAAACGATCACAAGTATGTCGATCCTCCAGCTTCACAACAAACAAACGATGCAAGTACAGGGTAGCATTCGATTAAAAGGACAAGAATTAAATGGACTTGGTGAAAAGAAGATGCGATCGATTCGTGGAAAAGAAGTTGCATTCATTATGCAAAATCCGATGAATGCCTTCACTCCTGTCTTCACAATCGGTCAGCAATTCATTGAGACGCTACGAACTCATTTGTCCCTCTCTAAAAAAGAAGCGGCTGAGCTTGCCATAGAAACCATGCAGAGCGTTAATCTAAAAGATCCAAAAGAACTTATGAAAAAATATCCATTTGAGTTGAGTGGTGGCATGCTTCAACGAGTTATGATTGCCATTACCGCCTCGTTAAAGCCGGCGCTTATTGTCGCAGATGAACCAACAACGGCCCTTGATCTATCAAGTCAACTATCCGTATTACGGTTACTTGAGGATGTACGATCAACGTACGGAACCTCTATTCTTTTGATCTCTCATGACCTCGGTGTCATCTCCGAGATGGCTGATGATGTGATCGTCATGCAAAATGGACAGATCGTTGAATCAGCTCCAGTCTTAACGTTGTTTGACAAACCAACACATGAATATACCAAAAGATTATTACGGACTAGACCCTCCCTTTATGCAGAAGGTCAGCCTTACTTTTATTCAAACGGGTGA
- a CDS encoding MFS transporter — protein sequence MNGLWNNRNAVVLLGANLFASIGMGILSLGVAWLLVDRQGGEKLLGIVMIATTILLFLTAPLIGVMIDRFSRRNIMRGNQWFVLLLVTPIAVSASINQGLATWQLVLLYVVSVAYYGVHYPNMLAYVQQLFDKGKHGSMNGLLEVQSQSASMIAGGVGGVLFQFIEPSRVLLVVALGSLISLSLIHNLPKDQPFKIKKVDQVPKVTERNVGLTFIKQNLAFSLVILSLLIPFVTLMVGNYLRPVYLNQTLQVDASIYGYTNMLYSLGACMAGVFVTWLFARFGPWAAVIVSVGFYTSSLFFIALIQFVPLFLLLQLFQGLGNAGSRICKQTIMMARIDNSRIGRVNGVFDAIGMGVRVILLLLFTVSMDWFSTQLAFLSMAIISSGAILMIIANRSQLAFGLKRNTQSKPVRGAS from the coding sequence TTGAACGGGCTGTGGAACAATCGAAACGCAGTCGTCTTACTCGGGGCAAATCTCTTTGCATCAATTGGGATGGGTATCTTAAGTTTAGGAGTCGCTTGGTTGCTTGTAGACAGGCAAGGTGGAGAGAAACTACTTGGAATCGTCATGATCGCCACAACCATCTTGTTATTCTTAACGGCTCCGTTAATTGGTGTGATGATCGATCGATTTTCACGAAGAAATATTATGAGGGGGAACCAATGGTTTGTGTTGCTTCTCGTTACACCGATTGCAGTGTCCGCATCCATTAATCAAGGATTAGCAACGTGGCAGCTCGTTTTATTGTATGTAGTTTCAGTTGCGTATTATGGCGTTCACTACCCCAACATGCTGGCTTACGTCCAACAGCTCTTTGATAAAGGGAAACATGGTTCAATGAATGGCTTACTGGAAGTTCAATCTCAGTCTGCAAGTATGATTGCAGGGGGAGTAGGCGGTGTATTGTTTCAATTTATTGAACCGTCTCGTGTTCTTTTAGTAGTGGCCCTTGGTAGTCTAATTAGCTTGAGTCTGATTCACAACTTACCGAAAGATCAGCCTTTCAAGATCAAAAAGGTTGATCAGGTTCCAAAAGTGACAGAAAGGAACGTAGGACTGACCTTTATAAAGCAGAACCTCGCATTCAGTTTGGTTATCCTCTCGTTGCTCATCCCGTTTGTCACATTAATGGTAGGGAACTACTTACGACCAGTCTATCTAAATCAAACGCTTCAGGTTGATGCCTCCATCTATGGTTATACTAACATGCTTTATTCGCTTGGTGCTTGCATGGCGGGAGTGTTTGTTACTTGGCTGTTTGCTCGTTTTGGACCATGGGCTGCGGTGATTGTATCAGTTGGTTTTTATACGAGTTCGCTTTTTTTCATTGCCCTTATACAGTTCGTTCCACTCTTTTTGCTTTTGCAACTCTTTCAAGGTCTTGGAAATGCGGGCAGTCGAATTTGTAAACAAACGATCATGATGGCGAGAATTGATAACTCTCGGATTGGTCGTGTGAACGGAGTGTTCGACGCAATAGGGATGGGAGTTCGAGTGATCCTTCTTTTGCTATTCACCGTCTCGATGGACTGGTTTAGCACGCAGCTCGCTTTTCTTAGCATGGCCATTATATCAAGCGGTGCAATACTTATGATCATCGCAAATAGGTCACAGCTGGCCTTTGGATTAAAAAGGAACACTCAGTCAAAGCCTGTAAGGGGGGCTTCATGA
- a CDS encoding dipeptide/oligopeptide/nickel ABC transporter ATP-binding protein, whose amino-acid sequence MRVLEVKQVHAHYGSKNLFSFGQKQRNVLHNISFGIDEGKCLGLIGTSGSGKSTLGKVILGIHPPSSGHVLFQGKEMYKKENEKLLRKDLQIVFQDAYSAVNPRMTVEQIIREPMENHRLVSSGDMRKQVIELLERVNLSENELTRFPHELSGGQLQRVTIARALAQKPKLIVLDESVSSLDMITKSLILDLLADLKHEYNLSYLFITHDIKAAFTLSDQIGVMEEGELIELYESKDQFLLSHHPKVSELRKSILAEHPRFRTVAPLPNERMTVKQTFD is encoded by the coding sequence TTGAGAGTTTTAGAAGTGAAACAAGTTCATGCTCACTACGGATCAAAGAATCTTTTTTCATTTGGACAAAAACAGAGAAATGTTCTTCATAACATCTCCTTTGGGATCGATGAAGGAAAGTGCTTGGGGTTAATTGGTACAAGCGGTTCGGGTAAAAGCACTCTTGGAAAAGTCATTCTTGGCATCCATCCCCCATCGTCCGGCCACGTTCTGTTTCAAGGAAAAGAGATGTACAAAAAGGAAAATGAGAAGCTCCTTCGTAAGGATCTTCAAATTGTATTCCAAGATGCGTATTCCGCCGTCAACCCGCGGATGACCGTCGAACAAATCATTCGTGAGCCAATGGAAAACCATCGACTAGTTTCATCTGGCGACATGCGTAAACAAGTAATTGAACTATTAGAGCGTGTAAATCTAAGCGAAAATGAATTAACACGCTTTCCTCACGAGCTAAGCGGAGGACAGCTACAACGTGTAACAATTGCTCGGGCACTCGCTCAAAAGCCTAAGCTTATTGTATTAGATGAATCGGTCAGTAGCTTAGATATGATTACGAAAAGTTTAATCTTAGACTTACTGGCTGACTTAAAACATGAATATAACCTCTCGTATTTATTCATTACACATGATATTAAAGCAGCTTTCACTCTCTCTGATCAGATTGGTGTCATGGAAGAGGGCGAGCTGATTGAATTGTACGAATCAAAGGATCAATTTTTACTTTCACACCACCCAAAAGTGAGTGAATTAAGAAAATCAATTCTGGCAGAGCACCCTCGATTCCGTACAGTGGCGCCACTTCCGAATGAGAGAATGACTGTTAAACAAACGTTTGATTAA